A genome region from Mycobacterium florentinum includes the following:
- a CDS encoding flavin reductase family protein — MNASNKLTPTSLREAFGHFPSGVVAIAAEVAGVRVGLAASTFVPVSLDPPLVSFCVQNTSTTWPKLKDLPMLGISVLGEAHDEAAKTLAAKTGDRFAGMETVSYDSGAVFIKGTGLWLESAIEQIIPAGDHVIVVLRVNEVTVDAEVAPIVFHRSAFRRLGV; from the coding sequence GTGAATGCATCGAACAAGCTGACTCCGACCTCACTGCGTGAGGCCTTCGGCCACTTTCCGTCCGGTGTTGTCGCGATCGCCGCCGAGGTAGCTGGCGTTCGGGTGGGCCTGGCGGCCAGCACCTTCGTCCCCGTCTCGTTGGACCCGCCGTTGGTCTCGTTCTGCGTGCAGAACACGTCGACCACCTGGCCCAAGCTCAAGGACCTGCCGATGCTGGGCATCAGCGTGCTCGGCGAGGCTCACGACGAGGCCGCGAAGACCCTGGCCGCCAAGACCGGTGACCGCTTTGCCGGCATGGAGACGGTGTCGTACGACTCCGGCGCGGTCTTCATCAAGGGCACCGGCCTGTGGCTGGAGAGCGCGATCGAGCAAATTATCCCGGCCGGCGATCACGTCATCGTCGTGCTGCGCGTGAACGAGGTGACGGTCGACGCCGAGGTGGCACCGATTGTCTTCCACCGCAGCGCATTTCGCCGCCTTGGTGTCTGA
- a CDS encoding isopenicillin N synthase family dioxygenase, with amino-acid sequence MTGVKRVTVLPVVDLTAETGALREGLREAAHEVGFFYLTGHGVPRALVARVLEVARALFALPQADKDAVAMVRSPHFRGYTRLGGELTLGEVDWREQIDIGPERPPVGGPGRPDYLWLQGPNQWPAALPELPAIIAEWDAALSVVARTLLRHWAASLGSPPEVFDAAFAETPATLIKVIRYPARAASPQGVGAHRDSGVLTLLLAEPGSRGLQVRRGRSADAEDGWIDVAPLDGAFIVNIGELLEFATGGYLRATDHRVNLHGGVAERISVPYFFNPRLDAQLPVLSLPGELAARTDRTWTPTDDPSDPIFSVYGRNAWKSRLRAHPDVAVAHGYSAGNVGTANPSSAQGASEVQ; translated from the coding sequence GTGACAGGTGTGAAGAGGGTCACCGTCTTGCCCGTCGTGGACCTGACGGCCGAAACCGGCGCCTTGCGCGAGGGCCTGCGCGAGGCCGCCCACGAGGTTGGTTTCTTCTATCTGACCGGCCACGGTGTACCGCGGGCGCTCGTCGCGCGGGTGCTCGAGGTGGCCCGCGCCTTGTTCGCGCTGCCGCAGGCCGACAAGGACGCCGTGGCGATGGTGCGCAGCCCGCATTTCCGCGGTTACACCCGGCTGGGTGGCGAACTCACGCTGGGCGAGGTGGATTGGCGCGAGCAGATTGATATCGGGCCCGAACGCCCGCCGGTGGGTGGGCCCGGTAGGCCGGACTACCTCTGGTTGCAGGGCCCCAACCAGTGGCCGGCCGCGCTGCCCGAGTTGCCGGCGATCATCGCCGAGTGGGACGCCGCCCTGTCGGTGGTGGCCCGCACCCTGCTGCGGCACTGGGCGGCGTCGCTGGGCAGTCCGCCCGAGGTGTTCGACGCCGCTTTCGCCGAGACGCCGGCCACCCTGATCAAGGTCATCCGCTATCCCGCCCGCGCGGCCAGCCCGCAGGGCGTGGGTGCGCACCGCGACTCCGGGGTGCTGACGTTGTTGTTGGCCGAGCCGGGCAGTCGAGGTCTGCAGGTGCGCCGGGGCAGGAGTGCCGACGCCGAGGACGGCTGGATCGACGTCGCGCCGCTGGACGGGGCATTCATCGTCAACATCGGCGAGCTGCTCGAGTTCGCCACCGGCGGCTATTTGCGTGCCACCGACCACCGGGTGAACCTGCACGGCGGAGTCGCCGAGCGGATTTCGGTGCCGTACTTCTTCAATCCCCGGCTGGACGCGCAGCTACCGGTGCTGTCACTGCCCGGCGAACTCGCCGCGCGCACCGACAGGACGTGGACGCCGACCGACGACCCGTCGGACCCGATCTTCTCGGTTTACGGGCGTAACGCCTGGAAGAGCAGGCTGCGGGCGCACCCGGATGTGGCCGTCGCGCACGGATACTCGGCAGGTAATGTCGGAACGGCGAATCCGTCGTCGGCTCAAGGGGCGAGTGAAGTCCAGTGA
- a CDS encoding fumarate reductase/succinate dehydrogenase flavoprotein subunit yields MTEVERHSYDVVVIGAGGAGLRAVIEARERGLKVAVVTKSLFGKAHTVMAEGGCAAAMGNTNPKDNWKTHFGDTMRGGKFLNNWRMAELHAKEAPDRVWELETYGALFDRLKDGKISQRNFGGHTYPRLAHVGDRTGLELIRTMQQKIVSLQQEDFAELGDYEARIKVFAECAITELLKDGDAIAGAFGYWRQSGGFVVFDAPAVVLATGGIGKSFKVTSNSWEYTGDGHALALRAGATLINMEFIQFHPTGMVWPPSVKGILVTEGVRGDGGVLKNSDNKRFMFDYIPPVFKGQYAESEQEADQWLKDNDSARRTPDLLPRDEVARAINSEVKSGRGTPHGGVYLDIASRLTPDEIKRRLPSMHHQFMELAGVDITKEPMEVGPTCHYVMGGVEVDPDTGAATVAGLFAAGECSGGMHGSNRLGGNSLSDLLVFGRRAGLGAADYARALASRPTVSEDSIEAAAKRALSPFEGPTNGAAAENPYTLQHELQQSMNDLVGIIRKPEEVAEALERLTALRERFKHIHVEGHRQYNPGWNLAIDLRNQLLVSECVAKAALMRTESRGGHTRDDHPGMDSSWRKVLLVCRAAGGDDLIPDVTVTREDQVPMRPDLLELFEISELEKYFTDEELADHPGRRG; encoded by the coding sequence ATGACTGAGGTCGAACGCCACTCCTACGACGTGGTCGTGATCGGTGCCGGCGGCGCGGGGTTGCGCGCGGTCATCGAGGCGCGGGAACGCGGTCTCAAGGTTGCGGTGGTGACCAAGTCGCTGTTCGGCAAGGCCCATACAGTGATGGCCGAGGGCGGCTGCGCGGCCGCGATGGGCAACACCAACCCCAAGGACAACTGGAAAACCCACTTCGGCGACACCATGCGCGGTGGCAAGTTCCTCAACAACTGGCGGATGGCCGAACTGCATGCCAAGGAGGCACCGGACCGGGTCTGGGAGCTGGAGACCTACGGCGCCCTGTTCGACCGCCTCAAGGACGGAAAGATCAGCCAGCGCAACTTCGGTGGGCACACCTACCCGCGGCTGGCGCACGTCGGTGACCGCACCGGCCTGGAGCTGATCCGCACCATGCAGCAGAAGATCGTCTCGCTGCAGCAGGAGGACTTCGCCGAACTCGGCGACTACGAGGCACGGATCAAGGTCTTCGCCGAATGCGCCATCACCGAGCTGCTCAAAGACGGCGACGCGATCGCCGGGGCGTTCGGCTACTGGCGCCAAAGCGGCGGGTTCGTCGTGTTCGACGCACCCGCCGTAGTGCTGGCCACCGGCGGGATCGGCAAGTCCTTCAAGGTCACGTCGAACTCCTGGGAGTACACCGGCGACGGCCACGCGCTGGCACTGCGGGCCGGCGCGACGCTGATCAACATGGAGTTCATCCAGTTCCACCCGACGGGCATGGTCTGGCCGCCGAGTGTGAAGGGGATCCTGGTCACCGAGGGTGTGCGTGGTGACGGCGGGGTGCTGAAGAACTCCGACAACAAGCGCTTCATGTTCGACTACATCCCCCCGGTGTTCAAGGGGCAGTATGCCGAATCCGAGCAAGAAGCCGACCAGTGGCTCAAGGACAACGACTCGGCCCGCCGCACCCCGGACCTGCTGCCCCGCGACGAGGTCGCCCGCGCGATCAACTCCGAGGTCAAGTCCGGTCGCGGCACCCCGCACGGCGGTGTCTACCTGGACATCGCCTCGCGGTTGACGCCCGACGAGATCAAGCGGCGGCTGCCGTCGATGCACCACCAGTTTATGGAGCTGGCCGGCGTCGACATCACCAAGGAGCCGATGGAAGTCGGGCCCACCTGTCACTACGTGATGGGCGGCGTCGAGGTCGACCCCGACACCGGTGCGGCCACCGTCGCCGGCCTGTTCGCCGCCGGCGAATGCTCGGGCGGCATGCACGGCTCCAACCGTCTGGGCGGCAACTCGCTGTCGGACCTGCTGGTCTTCGGCCGGCGTGCCGGGCTGGGCGCCGCCGATTACGCGCGCGCCCTGGCCAGCCGCCCGACCGTCAGCGAGGACTCGATCGAGGCGGCGGCAAAGCGTGCGCTGAGTCCCTTCGAGGGACCGACCAACGGCGCCGCCGCGGAGAATCCGTACACGCTGCAACACGAACTGCAGCAGTCGATGAACGACCTGGTCGGCATCATCCGCAAGCCGGAGGAGGTCGCCGAGGCGCTTGAACGGCTCACCGCGCTACGCGAGCGGTTCAAGCACATCCATGTCGAGGGGCACCGGCAGTACAACCCCGGCTGGAACCTGGCGATCGACCTGCGCAACCAGTTGCTGGTCAGCGAATGCGTGGCCAAGGCCGCGCTGATGCGCACCGAGAGCCGCGGCGGACACACCCGCGACGACCACCCGGGCATGGACTCGTCGTGGCGCAAGGTGTTGCTGGTGTGCCGCGCCGCCGGCGGCGACGACTTGATTCCGGACGTCACCGTCACGCGCGAAGACCAGGTGCCGATGCGGCCCGACCTCTTGGAGCTCTTCGAGATCTCCGAGCTGGAGAAGTACTTCACCGACGAAGAGCTGGCCGACCACCCAGGACGGAGGGGCTAA
- a CDS encoding MaoC/PaaZ C-terminal domain-containing protein, whose translation MNQPSGLRNMLRAAAGALPLVSRSDKLPSRTVTVEELPIDQTNVAEYAAITGLRYGNNVPITYPFALTFPALMSLVTGFDFPFAAMGSVHTENHITQYRPIAVTDTVGVKVHAENLREHRKGLLVDLVTDLHVGNETAWHQVTTFLHQQRTSLSDEPKPPPQKQPKLPPPPTVLRITPAQIRRYAVVGGDHNPIHTNPIAAKLFGFPTVIAHGMFSAAAVLANIEARIPEAARYSVRFGKPVILPATTGLYIDEADQGWELSLRNIAKGYPHLTGSVRPL comes from the coding sequence ATGAATCAACCAAGCGGCCTGCGGAACATGCTGCGGGCGGCCGCCGGGGCACTGCCCCTGGTGTCCCGGTCGGATAAGCTGCCCAGCCGCACGGTGACCGTCGAGGAGCTGCCGATCGATCAGACGAACGTCGCCGAGTACGCCGCGATCACCGGTCTGCGCTACGGCAACAACGTGCCGATCACCTACCCGTTCGCGCTGACCTTCCCGGCGCTGATGTCGTTGGTGACGGGCTTTGACTTCCCTTTCGCCGCAATGGGTTCGGTTCATACCGAGAACCACATCACGCAGTACCGCCCCATCGCGGTCACCGACACCGTCGGCGTGAAGGTGCACGCCGAGAATCTGCGCGAGCACCGCAAGGGCCTGCTGGTCGACCTGGTCACCGACTTACATGTCGGCAACGAAACCGCCTGGCACCAGGTGACGACCTTCTTGCATCAGCAGCGCACCAGCCTGTCCGACGAACCCAAACCCCCACCGCAAAAGCAGCCCAAGCTGCCGCCGCCGCCCACCGTGCTGCGCATCACGCCGGCCCAGATCCGCCGTTATGCCGTCGTCGGCGGCGATCACAATCCGATCCACACCAATCCGATCGCCGCCAAGCTATTCGGATTCCCGACCGTCATCGCACACGGAATGTTCAGTGCCGCAGCGGTACTGGCCAACATCGAAGCCCGGATCCCCGAGGCGGCCCGGTACTCGGTGCGGTTCGGCAAACCGGTGATCCTGCCCGCGACCACGGGCCTCTACATCGACGAAGCCGACCAGGGCTGGGAGCTTTCGCTGCGCAATATCGCCAAGGGCTATCCGCATCTGACCGGCAGCGTCCGGCCGCTGTAG
- a CDS encoding acyl-CoA dehydrogenase translates to MSHYKSNVRDQVFNLFEVLGVDQTLGQGAFSDLDADTAQEMLTEMSRLAEGPIAESFVDGDRNPPVFDPKTHTVTLPDSFKKSMRALFDGGWDKVGLAEELGGMPMPRALQWALIEHILGANPAAYMYAMGSGMAEIFYKNGTDEQKKWAVLAAERNWGATMVLTEPDAGSDVGAGRTKAVQQEDGTWHIDGVKRFITSGDSDDLFENIMHLVLARPEGAGPGTKGLSLFFVPKFHFDHETGEPGERNGVFVTNVEHKMGLKVSATCELSLGQHGVPAVGWLVGEVHDGIAQMFDVIEQARMMVGTKAIATLSTGYLNALEYAKERVQGADMTQMTDKTAPRVTITHHPDVRRSLMTQKAYAEGLRALYLFTATYQDAAVAEALHGVDAALAVKVNDLMLPIVKGVGSEQAYAKLTESLQTFGGSGFLQDYPIEQYIRDAKIDSLYEGTTAIQAQDFFFRKIVRDKGVALAHVSEQIQKFVDSETGNGRLKTEREHLAKALEDVQAMAATLTGYLMAAQEDVTSLYKVGLGSVRFLMSVGDLVIGWLLQRHAAVAVQALDAGASGAERSFYEGKIAVASFFAKNFLPLLAGTREVIETLDNDIMELDEAAF, encoded by the coding sequence GTGAGCCACTACAAGAGCAACGTCCGTGACCAGGTATTCAACCTGTTCGAGGTGTTGGGCGTAGACCAGACACTGGGCCAGGGCGCATTCAGCGACCTGGATGCCGACACCGCCCAGGAAATGCTGACCGAAATGAGCCGGCTGGCCGAGGGGCCGATCGCCGAGTCGTTCGTCGACGGCGACCGCAATCCGCCGGTGTTCGACCCCAAGACGCACACGGTGACGTTGCCGGACTCGTTCAAGAAGTCCATGCGCGCTCTGTTCGACGGCGGCTGGGACAAGGTCGGTCTGGCCGAGGAACTCGGCGGCATGCCGATGCCCCGCGCGCTGCAGTGGGCCCTGATCGAGCACATCCTCGGCGCCAACCCGGCGGCCTACATGTACGCGATGGGCTCGGGCATGGCCGAGATCTTCTACAAGAACGGCACCGACGAGCAGAAGAAGTGGGCCGTGCTCGCTGCCGAGCGCAACTGGGGCGCCACCATGGTGCTGACCGAGCCGGACGCGGGCTCCGACGTCGGCGCCGGCCGCACCAAAGCGGTCCAGCAGGAGGACGGCACCTGGCACATCGACGGTGTCAAGCGGTTCATCACCTCCGGCGACTCCGATGACTTGTTCGAGAACATCATGCACTTGGTGCTGGCCCGCCCCGAGGGTGCCGGCCCGGGCACCAAGGGGTTGTCGCTGTTCTTCGTGCCGAAGTTCCACTTCGATCACGAGACCGGCGAGCCGGGTGAGCGCAATGGCGTGTTCGTCACCAACGTCGAGCACAAGATGGGTCTGAAAGTCTCCGCCACCTGCGAGCTCTCGCTGGGCCAGCACGGCGTGCCCGCCGTCGGCTGGCTGGTGGGCGAGGTGCACGACGGTATCGCGCAGATGTTCGACGTGATCGAGCAGGCTCGAATGATGGTGGGCACCAAGGCTATTGCGACGCTGTCGACCGGCTACCTCAACGCGCTCGAGTACGCCAAGGAGCGCGTGCAGGGCGCCGACATGACGCAGATGACCGACAAGACGGCTCCGCGCGTAACCATCACGCACCACCCCGATGTGCGACGTTCGCTGATGACCCAGAAGGCCTACGCCGAGGGTCTGCGCGCGCTGTACCTGTTCACCGCGACGTACCAGGACGCGGCCGTCGCCGAAGCGCTGCACGGTGTGGACGCCGCCCTCGCGGTCAAGGTCAACGACCTGATGCTGCCGATCGTCAAGGGCGTCGGCTCCGAGCAGGCCTACGCCAAGCTGACCGAGAGCCTGCAGACATTCGGTGGGTCCGGTTTCTTGCAGGACTACCCGATCGAGCAGTACATCCGTGACGCCAAGATCGACTCGCTCTACGAGGGCACCACGGCCATCCAGGCGCAGGACTTCTTCTTCCGCAAGATCGTCCGCGACAAGGGTGTGGCGCTGGCGCACGTGTCCGAGCAGATCCAGAAGTTCGTCGACTCCGAGACCGGCAACGGCCGGTTGAAGACCGAGCGCGAGCACCTGGCCAAGGCTCTGGAAGACGTCCAGGCCATGGCGGCCACCCTGACCGGCTACCTGATGGCCGCACAGGAGGACGTCACCAGCCTGTACAAGGTGGGTCTGGGCTCGGTGCGCTTCCTGATGAGCGTCGGCGACCTGGTGATCGGCTGGTTGCTGCAGCGTCACGCCGCGGTGGCCGTGCAGGCGCTCGACGCCGGCGCCAGCGGTGCCGAGCGGTCCTTCTACGAGGGCAAGATCGCGGTGGCGTCGTTCTTCGCGAAGAACTTCCTGCCGCTGTTGGCCGGCACCCGCGAGGTCATCGAGACGCTCGACAACGACATCATGGAGCTGGACGAGGCCGCCTTCTAA
- a CDS encoding acetyl-CoA C-acetyltransferase, whose amino-acid sequence MNVAPASSQPTDQAAQTSVKSRRRVAVLGGNRIPFARSDGAYAEASNQDMFTAALGGLVDRFGLGGQRLGVVVGGAVLKHSRDFNLMRECVLGSELSSYTPAFDVQQACGTGLQAAIAAADGIASGRYDVAAAGGVDTTSDPPIGLGDNLRRTLLKLRRSKSNLQRLKLVGTLPATLGVEIPANSEPRTGLSMGEHAAITAKQMGIKRVDQDELAVASHRNMAAAYDRGFFDDLVTPFLGLYRDDNLRANSSTEKLATLRPVFGVKAGDATMTAGNSTPLTDGASVALLATDEWAAEHSLPALAYLVDAETAAVDYVNGRDGLLMAPTYAVPRLLARNGLTLQDFDFYEIHEAFASVVLAHLQAWESEEYCKERLGLDAALGSIDRSKLNVNGSSLAAGHPFAATGGRILAQAAKQLAEKKADGGGPARALISICAAGGQGVAAILEA is encoded by the coding sequence ATGAACGTGGCCCCTGCAAGCTCACAGCCAACTGATCAGGCTGCACAGACGAGCGTGAAGTCCCGGCGACGCGTCGCCGTACTGGGCGGCAATCGCATTCCGTTCGCGCGATCCGACGGTGCCTACGCCGAGGCGTCGAACCAAGACATGTTCACCGCGGCCCTGGGTGGGCTGGTGGACCGGTTCGGGCTGGGCGGGCAGCGACTGGGCGTGGTCGTCGGCGGCGCGGTGCTCAAACACAGCCGCGACTTCAACCTGATGCGCGAGTGCGTGCTGGGCTCCGAATTATCTTCGTACACACCGGCATTCGATGTTCAGCAGGCCTGCGGCACCGGCCTGCAGGCGGCCATCGCGGCGGCCGACGGCATCGCGTCGGGCCGCTACGACGTCGCCGCCGCCGGCGGGGTGGACACCACCTCCGACCCGCCGATCGGCCTGGGCGACAACCTGCGCCGCACCCTGCTGAAGTTGCGCCGCTCCAAGTCCAACCTGCAACGGCTGAAGCTGGTGGGCACGCTGCCCGCCACCCTGGGTGTCGAAATCCCGGCGAACAGCGAGCCGCGCACCGGGCTGTCGATGGGCGAGCACGCCGCGATCACCGCCAAGCAGATGGGCATCAAGCGGGTAGACCAGGACGAGTTGGCGGTCGCCAGCCACCGCAACATGGCAGCGGCCTACGACCGGGGCTTCTTCGACGACCTCGTCACACCCTTCCTGGGGCTGTACCGCGACGACAATCTGCGGGCCAATTCCAGCACGGAGAAGCTCGCCACACTGCGCCCGGTCTTCGGGGTCAAGGCCGGCGACGCGACGATGACGGCGGGTAACTCGACACCGCTGACCGACGGTGCCTCCGTCGCGCTGCTGGCCACCGACGAGTGGGCCGCCGAGCATTCGTTGCCCGCGCTGGCCTACTTGGTGGACGCCGAGACCGCCGCGGTCGACTACGTCAACGGGCGCGACGGGCTGCTGATGGCACCGACGTATGCGGTACCCCGGCTGCTGGCCCGCAACGGCCTGACGCTGCAGGATTTCGACTTCTACGAAATCCACGAGGCCTTTGCGTCGGTGGTGCTGGCGCATCTGCAGGCCTGGGAATCCGAGGAGTACTGCAAGGAGCGGCTGGGCCTGGACGCCGCCCTCGGGTCGATCGACCGGTCCAAACTCAACGTCAACGGCTCGTCGTTGGCCGCCGGCCACCCCTTCGCGGCGACCGGCGGGCGGATCCTCGCCCAGGCCGCCAAACAGCTGGCCGAGAAGAAGGCCGACGGGGGCGGTCCGGCGCGCGCGCTGATCTCGATCTGCGCGGCCGGCGGGCAGGGTGTAGCCGCCATTTTGGAGGCCTGA
- a CDS encoding 3-oxoacyl-ACP reductase, producing MAPNRSSDLFSQVVNSGPGSFVAKQLGVPQPANLRRYRTGDAPLSGSLLIGGDGRIVGPLRAALDSDYDVVGNNLGGRWADRFGGLVLDATGITAPAGLRALHDFFTPLLRNLGHCARVVVVGTTPDAAGSTDERIAQRALEGFTRSLGKELRNGSTAALVYLSPDAKPAATGLESTMRFILSAKSAYVDGQVFYVGADDSTPPADWDRPLDSQVAIVTGAARGIGATIAEVFARDGARVVAIDVESAAEALAETASRVGGTALWLDVTADDAVDKITEHLRDHYAGRADVLVNNAGITRDKLLANMDDARWDAVLAVNLLAPQRLTEGLIANGSIGEGGRVIGLSSMAGIAGNRGQTNYATTKAGMIGLTQALAPELHQKGITINAVAPGFIETKMTEAIPLATREVGRRMNSLFQGGQPVDVAETIAYFASPASNAVTGNVIRVCGQAMLGA from the coding sequence GTGGCTCCCAATCGTTCGTCCGATCTGTTCTCGCAAGTGGTCAACTCCGGCCCCGGATCCTTTGTGGCAAAGCAACTTGGTGTTCCACAACCCGCGAACCTGCGGCGCTACCGCACCGGTGATGCGCCACTGTCCGGATCCTTGCTGATCGGTGGTGACGGCAGGATCGTCGGGCCGCTGCGAGCGGCGCTGGACAGCGACTACGACGTAGTCGGCAACAACCTGGGTGGCCGCTGGGCCGACCGATTCGGCGGCCTGGTTCTCGACGCCACCGGCATCACGGCGCCCGCCGGCCTGCGGGCGTTGCACGATTTCTTCACGCCGCTGCTGCGTAACCTTGGCCACTGCGCGCGGGTTGTTGTGGTCGGCACCACACCCGATGCCGCGGGCAGCACCGACGAGCGGATCGCGCAACGGGCGCTGGAGGGCTTCACCCGATCGCTGGGCAAGGAGCTGCGTAACGGCTCCACCGCCGCGCTGGTCTACCTGTCGCCGGACGCCAAACCGGCCGCGACGGGCCTGGAATCGACTATGCGGTTTATCCTTTCGGCCAAATCGGCCTACGTCGACGGCCAGGTCTTCTACGTCGGAGCCGACGACTCCACCCCGCCGGCGGACTGGGACCGGCCGCTGGACTCCCAAGTCGCGATCGTGACCGGCGCCGCGCGCGGCATCGGCGCGACGATCGCCGAAGTGTTCGCCCGCGACGGTGCCCGCGTGGTCGCGATCGACGTGGAGTCCGCCGCCGAGGCGCTGGCCGAAACCGCAAGCCGGGTGGGCGGCACGGCGCTGTGGCTCGACGTCACCGCCGACGATGCCGTCGACAAGATCACCGAGCACCTGCGCGACCACTACGCCGGGCGTGCCGACGTACTGGTCAACAACGCCGGGATCACTCGCGACAAGCTGCTGGCCAACATGGACGACGCGCGCTGGGACGCCGTTCTGGCCGTCAATCTGCTTGCCCCGCAACGGCTTACCGAAGGTCTGATCGCAAACGGCAGCATCGGCGAAGGCGGCCGGGTGATCGGCTTGTCGTCGATGGCCGGCATCGCGGGCAACCGCGGGCAGACGAACTACGCCACCACGAAGGCCGGCATGATCGGCCTCACCCAGGCGCTGGCGCCGGAACTGCACCAGAAGGGCATCACCATCAATGCCGTGGCGCCGGGATTCATCGAAACCAAGATGACAGAAGCCATTCCGCTGGCCACCCGCGAGGTGGGCCGCCGGATGAACTCGTTGTTCCAGGGCGGCCAGCCGGTCGACGTCGCGGAGACGATCGCCTACTTCGCCAGCCCGGCGTCAAATGCGGTGACCGGCAACGTCATTCGCGTCTGCGGCCAAGCGATGCTGGGCGCATAG
- a CDS encoding succinate dehydrogenase/fumarate reductase iron-sulfur subunit yields the protein MSYDATMRVWRGDDVGGALQDFTVEVNEGEVVLDIIHRLQATQTPDLAVRWNCKAGKCGSCSAEINGKPKLMCMTRMSSFAENEVVTVTPLRTFPVIRDLVTDVSFNYEKAREIPSFAPPKDLQPGEYRMAQEDVQRSQEFRKCIECFLCNNVCHVVRDHEENKKSFAGPRFLMRAAELEMHPLDTLDRRDMAQDEFGLGFCNITKCCTEVCPEHIKITDNALIPMKERVADRKYDPIVWLGNKLFRR from the coding sequence ATGAGCTACGACGCGACGATGCGGGTGTGGCGCGGCGACGATGTCGGCGGCGCGCTGCAGGACTTCACGGTCGAGGTCAACGAGGGCGAGGTGGTGCTCGACATCATCCATCGTCTGCAGGCGACCCAGACTCCGGACCTCGCGGTGCGGTGGAACTGCAAGGCGGGCAAGTGCGGATCCTGCTCGGCCGAGATCAACGGCAAGCCGAAGTTGATGTGCATGACCCGGATGTCGTCGTTCGCCGAGAACGAGGTCGTGACGGTAACGCCGCTGCGGACCTTCCCGGTGATCCGCGACCTGGTCACCGACGTCTCGTTCAACTACGAAAAGGCCCGGGAGATCCCGTCTTTCGCGCCGCCAAAGGACCTCCAGCCCGGCGAGTACCGGATGGCGCAGGAGGACGTCCAGCGCTCGCAGGAGTTCCGTAAGTGCATCGAGTGCTTCCTGTGCAACAACGTGTGTCACGTGGTGCGCGACCACGAGGAGAACAAGAAGTCTTTCGCCGGCCCTCGCTTCCTGATGCGGGCCGCCGAGCTGGAGATGCACCCGCTGGACACACTCGACCGGCGCGACATGGCGCAGGACGAATTCGGCCTCGGGTTCTGCAACATCACCAAGTGCTGCACCGAGGTATGCCCGGAACACATCAAGATCACCGACAACGCGCTGATCCCGATGAAAGAGCGGGTTGCCGACCGTAAATACGACCCGATCGTTTGGCTGGGCAACAAGCTGTTCCGGCGGTAA
- a CDS encoding isocitrate lyase/PEP mutase family protein, with translation MPGQTTAAQRAATLLELHQPGNPVVLPTVWDAWSARLAAAAGFAALTVGSHPLADSIGKPDGEGMSFDDVLTRVAQITAAVDVPVSVDIESGYGQPAQRLIDGLLSVGAVGLNIEDTVHAENKRLRSAREHAELVGALRSAADAAGVRVVINARTDVFLRNDGDDSDRVERVVARLTEAADAGADVLYPVGRHAPETLRRLATELPLPINAIALPDQDDPASFGPLGVARISFGPFLQAALAGRAKELLARWG, from the coding sequence ATGCCAGGTCAGACCACCGCCGCGCAGCGCGCGGCCACACTGCTGGAACTGCATCAACCGGGCAACCCCGTCGTGCTCCCGACCGTGTGGGATGCCTGGTCGGCGCGCCTTGCCGCGGCTGCCGGATTTGCCGCCTTGACCGTCGGCAGCCATCCGCTGGCCGACTCCATTGGCAAACCTGATGGGGAGGGCATGTCCTTCGACGATGTGCTCACCCGGGTCGCCCAGATCACCGCGGCGGTCGACGTCCCGGTGTCGGTGGACATCGAGTCGGGATACGGGCAGCCGGCCCAGCGCCTGATCGACGGCTTGCTCAGCGTCGGCGCCGTCGGGCTCAACATCGAGGACACCGTGCATGCCGAGAACAAGCGGCTGCGGTCCGCCCGTGAGCATGCCGAATTGGTCGGCGCACTACGGTCGGCCGCCGATGCGGCCGGTGTGCGGGTCGTGATCAACGCCCGCACCGACGTCTTCCTGCGCAACGACGGGGACGATTCGGACCGTGTCGAGCGGGTCGTCGCACGACTGACCGAGGCGGCCGACGCCGGCGCCGACGTGCTCTACCCGGTTGGTCGCCACGCCCCGGAGACGTTGCGGCGCTTGGCAACTGAGCTGCCGCTGCCGATCAACGCGATCGCACTGCCCGACCAGGACGACCCGGCGTCATTCGGCCCGCTGGGTGTCGCCCGGATCAGCTTCGGCCCGTTCTTGCAAGCCGCACTGGCCGGCCGGGCCAAGGAGCTGCTGGCCCGCTGGGGCTGA